In Chanodichthys erythropterus isolate Z2021 chromosome 11, ASM2448905v1, whole genome shotgun sequence, a single window of DNA contains:
- the LOC137031130 gene encoding acetylcholine receptor subunit beta-like isoform X2, which produces MKAQDWFIVTCCLYGLSAMAGASEPEHQLMKKLFSSYNVKVRPARSPEERVVVRIGMTLSSFVSLNMKDEEMNVIVIMNLEWNDYRLSWNPKDYGGMDVLRIPSGKVWLPDIVLINNNDGVFGVALQVHVQAYSNGRVTWTPPALYRSSCGVKVTYFPFDWQNCTMVFQSYTYDSSEVDLQHGLDKKGNEIREIVFDTGFSESGEWHIRHKVSRKNVRDDLYEDITFYLIIERKPMYYVFNIVLPCILITIIAIFNFYLPPDAGEKMGLSINVLLTLTVFLLLLANKVPETSLGVPIIVNYLMFTMVLVTFSVILSVVVLNLHHRSPNTHQMPHWVRKIFIHMLPPYLGMLRPKVETPLFLEKPAKKENIQAISRVADEYFIRKPNNTNFLFPKPHRYQPDGQCTDLRKFIDGPSHFLTLPPELKAAVEAITYIAEQLQAEKDYEALKEDWQYVAMVVDRLFLWIFVIFTTVGTLGIFADASFNATPTDPFP; this is translated from the exons ATGAAGGCCCAGGACTGGTTTATTGTCACCTGCTGCCTCTATGGCCTGAGCGCAATGGCAG GTGCATCAGAACCTGAACATCAGCTGATGAAGAAACTGTTTTCTTCATACAATGTTAAAGTTCGACCTGCAAGGAGCCCAGAGGAAAGGGTCGTCGTGAGGATAGGCATGACCCTTTCATCATTCGTCAGCCTG AACATGAAAGATGAGGAGATgaatgttattgttattatgaaCTTG GAGTGGAACGATTATCGCCTCTCCTGGAACCCGAAAGATTACGGGGGAATGGATGTGTTGCGTATCCCGTCTGGAAAAGTGTGGCTTCCtgatattgttctcatcaacaA TAATGATGGCGTGTTTGGTGTAGCTCTACAGGTCCACGTGCAGGCCTACAGTAATGGCCGTGTGACATGGACTCCACCAGCTCTTTACAGGAGTTCTTGCGGGGTGAAG GTGACATACTTTCCTTTTGACTGGCAAAATTGCACCATGGTTTTCCAATCTTATACGTATGATTCCTCAGAAGTGGATCTGCAGCATGGCCTTGATAAGAAGGGAAATGAAATCCGAGAGATAGTCTTCGACACTGGCTTCAGTG AGAGTGGAGAATGGCACATTCGTCATAAGGTTTCTCGGAAGAATGTGCGAGATGACCTGTATGAGGACATCACCTTCTACCTGATCATCGAGAGGAAGCCCATGTATTACGTGTTTAACATTGTCCTGCCCTGTATCCTCATCACCATCATTGCCATCTTTAACTTCTACTTGCCACCTGATGCAG GGGAGAAGATGGGTCTTTCAATCAACGTACTACTGACTTTAACTGTCTTCCTGCTTCTGCTGGCCAACAAGGTTCCAGAAACATCTCTGGGTGTTCCCATTATCGTCAACTACCTGATGTTCACCATGGTCCTGGTCACCTTTTCTGTCATTCTCAGTGTTGTGGTGCTCAACCTTCATCATCGTTCCCCCAACACACACCAAATGCCTCACTGGGTGCGCAAG ATCTTCATCCACATGCTGCCTCCATACCTGGGGATGCTGCGACCTAAAGTGGAGACCCCTCTGTTTCTTGAGAAACCTGCCAAAAAGGAGAATATCCAAGCCATCAGCAGAGTGGCAGACGAGTACTTCATCCGCAAGCCCAATAACACCAACTTCCTCTTCCCCAAACCCCACAG GTACCAGCCTGATGGTCAATGCACTGACTTGAGAAAGTTCATTGATGGCCCCAGTCATTTCCTCACCCTTCCTCCAGAACTCAAGGCAGCTGTTGAGGCCATCACTTACATCGCAGAGCAGCTGCAGGCGGAGAAAGATTACGAGGCT TTAAAGGAGGACTGGCAGTATGTTGCCATGGTGGTTGATCGACTCTTTCTCTGGATCTTTGTGATTTTTACCACCGTTGGGACACTGGGCATTTTTGCTGATGCCAGCTTCAATGCGACACCCACTGACCCCTTCCCCTAA
- the LOC137031130 gene encoding acetylcholine receptor subunit beta-like isoform X1, whose product MKAQDWFIVTCCLYGLSAMAGASEPEHQLMKKLFSSYNVKVRPARSPEERVVVRIGMTLSSFVSLVWRYKDTSLWNMKDEEMNVIVIMNLEWNDYRLSWNPKDYGGMDVLRIPSGKVWLPDIVLINNNDGVFGVALQVHVQAYSNGRVTWTPPALYRSSCGVKVTYFPFDWQNCTMVFQSYTYDSSEVDLQHGLDKKGNEIREIVFDTGFSESGEWHIRHKVSRKNVRDDLYEDITFYLIIERKPMYYVFNIVLPCILITIIAIFNFYLPPDAGEKMGLSINVLLTLTVFLLLLANKVPETSLGVPIIVNYLMFTMVLVTFSVILSVVVLNLHHRSPNTHQMPHWVRKIFIHMLPPYLGMLRPKVETPLFLEKPAKKENIQAISRVADEYFIRKPNNTNFLFPKPHRYQPDGQCTDLRKFIDGPSHFLTLPPELKAAVEAITYIAEQLQAEKDYEALKEDWQYVAMVVDRLFLWIFVIFTTVGTLGIFADASFNATPTDPFP is encoded by the exons ATGAAGGCCCAGGACTGGTTTATTGTCACCTGCTGCCTCTATGGCCTGAGCGCAATGGCAG GTGCATCAGAACCTGAACATCAGCTGATGAAGAAACTGTTTTCTTCATACAATGTTAAAGTTCGACCTGCAAGGAGCCCAGAGGAAAGGGTCGTCGTGAGGATAGGCATGACCCTTTCATCATTCGTCAGCCTGGTATGGAGATACAAAGACACAAGTTTATGG AACATGAAAGATGAGGAGATgaatgttattgttattatgaaCTTG GAGTGGAACGATTATCGCCTCTCCTGGAACCCGAAAGATTACGGGGGAATGGATGTGTTGCGTATCCCGTCTGGAAAAGTGTGGCTTCCtgatattgttctcatcaacaA TAATGATGGCGTGTTTGGTGTAGCTCTACAGGTCCACGTGCAGGCCTACAGTAATGGCCGTGTGACATGGACTCCACCAGCTCTTTACAGGAGTTCTTGCGGGGTGAAG GTGACATACTTTCCTTTTGACTGGCAAAATTGCACCATGGTTTTCCAATCTTATACGTATGATTCCTCAGAAGTGGATCTGCAGCATGGCCTTGATAAGAAGGGAAATGAAATCCGAGAGATAGTCTTCGACACTGGCTTCAGTG AGAGTGGAGAATGGCACATTCGTCATAAGGTTTCTCGGAAGAATGTGCGAGATGACCTGTATGAGGACATCACCTTCTACCTGATCATCGAGAGGAAGCCCATGTATTACGTGTTTAACATTGTCCTGCCCTGTATCCTCATCACCATCATTGCCATCTTTAACTTCTACTTGCCACCTGATGCAG GGGAGAAGATGGGTCTTTCAATCAACGTACTACTGACTTTAACTGTCTTCCTGCTTCTGCTGGCCAACAAGGTTCCAGAAACATCTCTGGGTGTTCCCATTATCGTCAACTACCTGATGTTCACCATGGTCCTGGTCACCTTTTCTGTCATTCTCAGTGTTGTGGTGCTCAACCTTCATCATCGTTCCCCCAACACACACCAAATGCCTCACTGGGTGCGCAAG ATCTTCATCCACATGCTGCCTCCATACCTGGGGATGCTGCGACCTAAAGTGGAGACCCCTCTGTTTCTTGAGAAACCTGCCAAAAAGGAGAATATCCAAGCCATCAGCAGAGTGGCAGACGAGTACTTCATCCGCAAGCCCAATAACACCAACTTCCTCTTCCCCAAACCCCACAG GTACCAGCCTGATGGTCAATGCACTGACTTGAGAAAGTTCATTGATGGCCCCAGTCATTTCCTCACCCTTCCTCCAGAACTCAAGGCAGCTGTTGAGGCCATCACTTACATCGCAGAGCAGCTGCAGGCGGAGAAAGATTACGAGGCT TTAAAGGAGGACTGGCAGTATGTTGCCATGGTGGTTGATCGACTCTTTCTCTGGATCTTTGTGATTTTTACCACCGTTGGGACACTGGGCATTTTTGCTGATGCCAGCTTCAATGCGACACCCACTGACCCCTTCCCCTAA